DNA sequence from the Tachysurus fulvidraco isolate hzauxx_2018 chromosome 1, HZAU_PFXX_2.0, whole genome shotgun sequence genome:
ATCAATAACGTTCAGGAGAGGCGAAACTGTCCAAGAAATATTAACTGCTGATCAGCTCTTTCTAGTTCGAGGTAAAAACCACAGATAGTTCCTGAAGAAATGTATAGGGGGTTTTTGTTGTTACTTAGTCTGACAGGAACTTTCCGTCATGTTCAAAATGCCCTccaccccaccacacactctcttcctcttcttatGATCGGTTTATAAGCCCTGCGCCTTGGGccataaatacattattttcagACATCACACATCAGCACGATCATCATCTCCGTCAGCAGTCATGTCCTCCTGTACTctcctgctgcttctgctggGTCTTTCCTGCCTTCAGAGCTTCACAAAGGCAGAGCGtaagattttgtgttttttattattaatttaattctgtATTCATCTATTGAGGATCATTAATGATCAGTTTAAAGAGTAATGTTCACATATTGAAAgaataatattcaaatatttaaagaataatattcaaatatttaaagagtaATGTTCACATATTCAAATAAACTTCATCACTTCATGGAAACAAAAATGATTCTGAATATTCATTTAGATCTTTAAGAATGACTCgtagtttttatttcattttttctcgcttatttttttattctttaaattagTACAAAATTTAAAaggtaaatattaaaatgtttgtacGCAGATGCAAATGGAGCAGATTTCTGCTGTTTCGAGTTCCACAAAAGACCGTTACCAGCAGGAAACGTTGTTTCTTACGTAGAAACAAGACCTGACTGTACACTTCCTGGTGTCATGTAAGTTTTCAAccctgccttttttttgttttgtttaaatttttaaaaattcatttgatCACATTTAACAGTTCTCTACTGACCCGAATCTTCTTTCCTGCAGTTTTACCACAAAGAAGGGTTATCGCATATGTGCAGACCCTGAGGTGGACTGGGTGCAGAAGGTCATAAAATTTAAAAACTCAGCCTAGATTCAGGAGACAAATTAAAGCGTCTCTCCCTGAAATTAGCTTTACTTTGTAGAATGCTTCATTTTACCTACACAGTACTTAAAGCAATCTGATATTGTGTGTAACAAGACAAAGCTTCTTCTTCAGTCTGTTTTAtcttctgcacaaataaagcacacatttataatgcattattattgtttcattcatttatgagGTTTACAGAAACACTGTTCACACTGAATAATAAGCAGGTGCTTCAGCTGGTAGaaggtgtgttaaggtgtgttaaggtgtgttaaGGTACAATGTTAAAGAATAAATCAGGTGTGTTTACTGAGAATGCTGTAAGGGGAAATCACACATCAGGGATATTGAGGTCTAAGTTATAATGAGGTAAAAGTGATAATGAGGTTTAAGGGTCTATGGGATATTGTGTTATTAGTTCTAATGAAGTCTAAACGTTAGTGATCTATAAGGAACAATGAGGTGTAAGAGGTAGTGACGTTTAATGGACAGTGAGGTGTAACATATTGAGGAATAAGAGATAATGAGGTAAAGGGGATAAGAGGATAAGTTGGTgtataaaagagaaataagGTATAAAAACGTTTTCGAATACACAAACTCTCTtacaatacattaaataaacaataaattgcagtgatatacagtaaacaCGCTCTAGTTGTTATTTTTTGGTACTATATTTGTATGAGGTGACGTATTGTGCTGTTTACGCTAACGTGTAAGGAAAGGAAGGTGAGGaaataatacaattttcatttttgggtgaacagAGCTACATTTaaccttaaatgttatatgaatatgggacctggagcacaggttttatcagctgactgtcttttgttgcttataataaatgtgaatgttgataacacataagcagtctttaataatgctctcaattacatgtagatgcatattttatgcattagtgagtgtggtggtgcctatggggtgtcgctctaggatgggtgcatataaggagggggggggggtcacagtatactcactacaaaaaactagactacaccactggtgtagccccacccccaaaataagcgaaatctaaaagttagcacaacatggacatgtcatatacagtataaaaacactcagctcacatgtattctggtcacgtcacgtgacgtcacgtgaaaatcaaaatttaatacaacacggacatgtgacatatcaaaacactcggcacaatgaggggaacagGCTCACGTGTactgtgatgtcacgtgaaaatcaaaaatttgcacaacatggacatgtgacatataaaaacacGCAGGACAATGAGGGTAATCGCGTCATGGGTGttcggatcatgtcacatgctcatgtccgcttgcctccaaaagtattggcaccctcccTTGCAATCATGCAGAATAAcccctagcaaccgagtgccgagatttgccacgtgcaagcaccattcacattttcttcagggaATGCACATTCTACTCTCATTTATTGTTTCTTAAAGCTGTTTATCTTATTCTCATGTGTGATCAATAACTTTCAGGAGAGGCGAAACTGTCCAAGAAATATTAACTGCTGATCAGCTCTTTCTAGTTCGAGGTAAAAACCACAGATAGTTCCTGAAGAAATGTATAGGGGTTTTTGTTGTTACTTAGTCTGACAGGAACTTTCCGTCATGTTCAAAATGCCCTccaccccaccacacactctcttcctcttcccctGATCAGTTTATAAGCCCAGTGCTGGGAGTCATATATGCATTATTTTCAGACATCACACATCAGCACgatcatcatctccatcagcAGCCATGTCCTCCTGTACTCTCCTACTGCTTCTGCTAGGTCTTTCCTGCCTTCAGAGCTTCACAAAGGCAGAGCGtaagattttgtgttttttgttattaatttattctGTAATCATCTATTGAAGTTCATTAATGATCAGTTTAAAGAGTAATGTTCACATATTTAAAGAGTAATGTTCACATATTCAAATGAACTTAATGGAACCAAAAATGATTCTGAATATTCATCTAGATCTTTAAGAATGACTCGtagtttttattccttttttttttcgctcatttttttattctttaaattagTATTCTTTAGTattagtaaatattaaaatgtttgtacGCAGATGCAAATGGAGCAGATTTGTGCTGTTTCGAGTTCCACAAAAAAACGTTCCCTGCAGGAAACGTTGTTTCTTACATAGAAACAAGAGATGACTGTACACTTCCTGGTGTCATGTAAGTTTTCAaccctgcctttttttttttgtttacattttttaaaattcatttgatCTCATTTCACAGTTCTCTACTGACCCAAATCTTCTTTCCTGCAGTTTTACCACAAAGAAGGGTTATCGCATATGTGCAGACCCTGAGATGGACTGGGTGCAGCAggtcatcaaaattaaaaactcAGCCTAAATTCAGGAGACAAATTAAAGCGTCTCTCCCTGAAATTAGCTTTACTTTGCAGAATGCTTCATTTTACCTACACAGTACTTAAAGCAATCTGATATTGTGTGTAACAAGACAAAGCTTCTTCTTCAGTCTGTTTTAtcttctgcacaaataaagcACACATTTATAACGCATTATTaccattgttgtttttatttacgaGGTTTACAGAAACACGGTTCACACTGAATAATAATCAGGTGCTTCAGCTGGTAGaaggtgtgttaaggtgtgttaaGATGTGCAATACCATCATTTTCACATAGAGAGAAATATTTAAGGCAAAGAATAAATCAGGTGTATTTACTGAGAATGCTGTAAGGGGAAATCACACATCAGGGATATTGAGGGCTAAGTGATAATGAGGTAAAAGTGATAGTGAGGTATAAGGGTCTATGGGATATCGTGTTATTAGTTCTAATGAAGTCTAAACGTTAGTGATCTATAAGGAACAATGAGGTGTAAGAGGTAGTGACGTTTAATGGACTGTGAGGTGTAACATATTGAGGAATAAGAGATAATGAGGTAAAGTGGATAAGAGGATTAGTTGGTGTATAAAAGAGAAATGAGGCATAAAAACTTTTTCGAATACACAAACTCTCTTACaatgcattaaataaacaataaattgcagtgatatacagtaaacaCGCTCTAGTTGTTATTTTTTGGTACTATATTTGTATGAGGTGACGTATTGTGCTGTTTACGCTAACGTGTAAGGAAAGGAAGGTGAGGaaataatacaattttcatttttgggtgaactttacctttaagagctacatttaaccttaaatgttatatgaatatgggacctggagcacaggttttatcagctgactgtcttttgttgcttataataaatgtgaatgttgataacacataagcagtctttaataattctctcaattacatgtagatgcatattttatgcattagtgagtgtggtggtgcctatggggtgtcgctctaggatgggtgcatATGAGGAAGGGGggggatcacagtatactcactacaaaaaaactagactacaccactggtgtagccccacccccaaaataagcgaaatctaAAAGTTAgcaaaacatggacatgtcatatatcaaaacactcagctcacatgtattctggtcacgtcacatgatgtcaggtgaaaataaaaaaattgcacaacatggacatgtgacatatcaaaacacgcAGGACAATGAGGGTAATCGCGTCAtgggtattcggatcatgtcaaatgctcatgtccgctcgcctccaaaagtattggcaccctcgcTTGCAATCATGCAGAATGAcccctagcaaccgagtgctGAGAtatgccacgtgcaagcaccattcacattttcttcaggaaatgcaCATTCTAGtttcatttattgtttcttAAAGCTGTTTATCTTATTCTCATGTGTGATCAATAACGTTCAGGAGAGGCGAAACTGTTCAAGAAATATTAACTGCTGATCAGCTCTTTCTAGTTCGAGGTAAAAACCACAGATAGTTCCTGAAGAAATGTATAGGGGTTTTAGTTGTTACTTAGTCTGACAGGAACTTTCCGTCATGTTCAAAATGCCCTccaccccaccacacactctcttcctcttcttatGATCGGTTTATAAGCCCTGCGCCTTGGGccataaatacattattttcagACATCACACATCAGCACGATCATCATCTCCGTCAGCAGTCATGTCCTCCTGTACTctcctgctgcttctgctggGTCTTTCCTGCCTTCAGAGCTTCACAAAGGCAGAGCGTaagattttatgttttttattattaatttaattctgtAATCATCTATTGAGGATCATTAATGATCAGTTTAAAGAGTAATGTTCACATATTGAAAGAATAATATTCACAtatgtaaagaataatattCACATATTTAAAGAGTAATGTTCACATATGTAAAGAGTAATGTTCACATATTCAAATGAACTTCATCACTTC
Encoded proteins:
- the LOC113635026 gene encoding C-C motif chemokine 18-like isoform X1; amino-acid sequence: MSSCTLLLLLLGLSCLQSFTKAEHANGADFCCFEFHKRPLPAGNVVSYVETRPDCTLPGVIFTTKKGYRICADPEVDWVQKVIKFKNSA
- the LOC113635026 gene encoding C-C motif chemokine 18-like isoform X2, with product MSSCTLLLLLLGLSCLQSFTKAEHANGADFCCFEFHKRPLPAGNVVSYVETRPDCTLPGVIFTTKKGYRICADPEMDWVQQVIKIKNSA